The Mesoterricola silvestris sequence TTGAGGGAATAGCCAGTGGTGTTCTTGATCTTGTACTTGGCCCGGATGCGCGTGGCCAGGGGCGCGTTGGCCTCCAGCTCGGCCTTGAGGGAGAGCAGGCCCTCCCACAGGGCGGGCTCGGCCCGGCGCAGGGCCTCGTCCGCGTCGGGGCGGGCCGTGTCGATGACGGTGCCCGAAGGCAGGACGAAGGTGAGGGAGTCCAGGGTGTGGTAGGCGTTCTGGGCCACGCCGCAGCACATGCCGCTGGAATTGTTGGAGAGGATGCCGCCCACCGTGCAGGTGTTGATGGACGCGGGGTCGGGGCCCATCTTGGACTTGAACCGGCCCAGGGCCTGGTTCACGTGGGCGCCGATGACGCCCGGCTGGACCTTGACCCTGGCCCCGCCGTCCAGCACCTCGATGGCGCGCCAGTTGCGGGCCACCTCCACCAGGATCCCGTCGGAGACGGACTGCCCGGAAAGGCTCGTGCCCGCGGCCCGGAAGGTCATGGGAATGCCCATGCCCTGGCTCACGCGGAAGAGGCCCTTGACCTCGTCCACGCTGCCCGCGAAGACGACGGCCTTGGGGATCAGCCGGTAGAAGCTCGCGTCGGAGGCGAAGGCGATGAGGTCCACGGGGCGGTCCAGGACGCGGTCCTGGCCGACGATGGCTGCGAGGGAATCCCGGAGGGGGGCGGCGTTGCTCATTATACTGTCCTCGGGCCGTTGGGGCCCTGAAAAGGGTCCCGCCAGCGTGGGGCTGGCAGGACCCGGTCGTGCGGAATCGAACTCGTCCTACTTGACGGGCGTCGCGACGGGAGCTGCCACGGCGGGGGCCGGGGCGGCGACGGTGACGGCGGGGGCCGGAGCCGTGTGGGTGGGCATCCAGTTGGAGGGGAGGACCTTGGCGTAGAGCATGATCACGATGCCAACCAGGGCCGCCAGGGTGATGCTGTGCCAGAAGACGTAGCGGAGGATGGTGCCCTCCTGGCCTTCCTGGTGGGTGGCCACGGAGGCCACCACGAGGCTCTGGGCGTCGATCATCTTGCCCATGACGCCGCCGCAGGTGTTGGCCGCGGCCGTGAGCACGGGGTTGAGGCCCAGCTGCTGGGCGGTGATCTTCTGCAGGCCGCCGAAGAGCACGTTGGAGGAGGTGTCGGAACCGGTGAGGGCCACGCCCAGCCACCCCAGCATGGCGCTGAAGAAGGGGAAGACCGCGCCGGTGGCGGCGAAGGCCAGGCCCATGGTGGCGTCCAGGCCCGCGGACTTGGTGCAGAAGCCCAGCGCCAGCATGGCGGCGATGGTGAGCAGGGAGATGCGCACGCGCTTGACGGTGTTGCCCCAGATCTTGAGGAGCTGGAGGGGCCCGAAGCCCAGGAGAAGGCCGCCGGCGATGCCCGCCAGCAGGAGGCTGGTGCCGGTGGCGGAGAGCCAGTTCAGGGTGTAGACCGCGGGCTCCACGGAGGGCTTGGCGACGACGGGCGGGGCCTTGGTGACGGCGTTGTGCAGGAGGGGGATCTTGTAGTCGAGCTTGGAGACGCCGTACAGGAAGTTGGGGGCGGCCTTGGTGCCGCCGTTGAGGAAATTCTTGACCTGGGGGGTGCCCCAGGCGAACACGAACAGGGAGAGGAAGACCCAGGGCATCCAGGCCTTGACGACCTTGCCCGTGGACTGGTCGGGGATCTCGGCGTGGGCCTCTTCACGCTCGTGCTCGTAGCGCCAGAGGGTCTTGGGCTGCCAGAACTTGAGGAGGACGACGGTGCAGACCATGGAGACGATGGCGCCGGCGATGTCCACCAGCCAGGGGCCGTGGTAGTTGCTGACGAGGAACTGGCAGGTGGCGAAGCTGGCGCCGGCGGTGAGGCAGGCCGGCCAGACTTCCATCATGGCCTTGCGTCCGGCCATGGTCCAGATGATCCAGAAGGGCACCACCAGGGAGAAGATGGGCAGGATGCGGCCGGCGGCGGCGCTGAGCATCTCCAGGGGCAGGCCCGTGACGCCCGCCAGGGCGATGAGGGGGGAGCCCAGGGCGCCGTAGGCCACGGGGGCCGTGTTGCCGATGAGGGCGAGGCCGGCGGCCTGGAGGGGACGGAACCCGAGGCCGATGAGCATGGCCGCCGAAATGGCCACCGGGGTGCCGAAGCCCGCGGCGCCTTCGATGAAGGCCCCGAAGCTGAAGGCGATGAGGAGGGCCTGGATGCGCCGGTCCGCGGCGATCCCGGCGATGGAGTGCTTGACCACCTCGAAATCACCGGATTTCACGGTGATGTCGTAGATGAAGATGGCGTTCAGCACGATCCAGCCGATGGGCAGCAGCCCGTACAGGGCGCCGTTCACCGCGGCCATGCCCGCGAGCTTGGCGGGCATGTGGTACACGAAGATCGACACCAGGAGCGCCGTGGCCAGGCCCAGGAGGGCCGAGATGTGGGCCTTCACGTGCCAGAAGGCCAGGAGCCCCAGGAGCACGAATACCGGCAGGGCGGCCACCAGGGCCGACAAGAAGATGTTGCCCATGACGGGCGAGTACACCTGAGTCCAATTCATTGGACCTCCTTTAGGTGAGGAGTGGGTGGGTTGGAAGAAAGATCAGGGGAGCGAGAAAGCCTACCAAAGGTATGGTGGTCCTACCACCAAAATTTTGGACAACTTCGTCCGTTTTCTAACTTACCTTGCTACAGCACTTCCACCTTGAACGGAGATATTGCATTCATGATTTGGCCCGGTTCTCCGGCTCCTGGCCCTGCTAGGATCGTGGCGAGGTTGCCCGTGGCCATCGAATTCACACCCGTCAAGACCAAGCGAATATATGAAGAGATCGCCGAGCAGATCCAGCAGCTCATCACCGGCGGCGAACTGAAGCCCGGGGACAAGCTCATGTCCGAACGGGAACTGGCCGACCGGCTCCAGGTGAGCCGCGTCTCGGTGCGCGAAGCGATCCGGTCCATGGAGATGCTGGGGTTCATCGAGATCCGCCAGGGGGAGGGCACGTTCATCCGGGACGCCTCGGCCAACGAAGTGATCCGTCCCCTGGCCATGTTCCTGGCGGTGGAACGGGGTTCCCTCCTGGACATGTTCGAGGTGCGGCGCATCTTCGAGACCGCCACTTCTGCGCTGGCCGCGGAACGCGCCACGGACGAGGAGATCGAGCAGATAGGTATGCTCCTGGAGAAGATGAAGGATCGCATCCGGCAGGGAGACTCTGAAAAAGGAGAGGAATACGATGGAGCCTACCACTAT is a genomic window containing:
- a CDS encoding L-lactate permease, coding for MNWTQVYSPVMGNIFLSALVAALPVFVLLGLLAFWHVKAHISALLGLATALLVSIFVYHMPAKLAGMAAVNGALYGLLPIGWIVLNAIFIYDITVKSGDFEVVKHSIAGIAADRRIQALLIAFSFGAFIEGAAGFGTPVAISAAMLIGLGFRPLQAAGLALIGNTAPVAYGALGSPLIALAGVTGLPLEMLSAAAGRILPIFSLVVPFWIIWTMAGRKAMMEVWPACLTAGASFATCQFLVSNYHGPWLVDIAGAIVSMVCTVVLLKFWQPKTLWRYEHEREEAHAEIPDQSTGKVVKAWMPWVFLSLFVFAWGTPQVKNFLNGGTKAAPNFLYGVSKLDYKIPLLHNAVTKAPPVVAKPSVEPAVYTLNWLSATGTSLLLAGIAGGLLLGFGPLQLLKIWGNTVKRVRISLLTIAAMLALGFCTKSAGLDATMGLAFAATGAVFPFFSAMLGWLGVALTGSDTSSNVLFGGLQKITAQQLGLNPVLTAAANTCGGVMGKMIDAQSLVVASVATHQEGQEGTILRYVFWHSITLAALVGIVIMLYAKVLPSNWMPTHTAPAPAVTVAAPAPAVAAPVATPVK
- a CDS encoding FadR/GntR family transcriptional regulator — its product is MARLPVAIEFTPVKTKRIYEEIAEQIQQLITGGELKPGDKLMSERELADRLQVSRVSVREAIRSMEMLGFIEIRQGEGTFIRDASANEVIRPLAMFLAVERGSLLDMFEVRRIFETATSALAAERATDEEIEQIGMLLEKMKDRIRQGDSEKGEEYDGAYHYAVAEATHNNLLIKLLRTVHEEWSKAVSAGSQQLLLDTPNNAQKIIDQHTRVFEAIRAHDAETASRAMLEHVTFAEREIRKRL